Below is a window of Fluviibacter phosphoraccumulans DNA.
ATTGCAGCCGGGCCACTTCTTTTTCCTGAACCTTGATCCCTTCCAGCACCGCAGCAATGCGCGTCGGCGCTTCAGCCGGTTTGCACTTCACCAAGCCGGCAATTTCATTGAGCGCCTGACGACGGAACTGGACGGCTGCCAGAGCGTAATCGCCCGTGAGTGCTTCGATACGTCGCACACCAGCCGCTACGCCGGATTCGGCGATGATGGTGAAGAGACCGATATCGCCTGTACGGCTGACGTGCGTCCCACCACACAATTCGCGGGAGGTGCCGATATCGAGTACGCGCACCGTATCGCCATATTTCTCGCCAAAGAGCATCATGGCGCCCAGGCGCTGCGCATCTTCAATACCCATCTCCCGCGCTTCACTCGGCAGGTTGCGCATGATCTCGCGATTAACGATGTCTTCCACGGCGCAAATCTGCTCAGACGACATCGGTGCGTTATGTGCAAAATCAAAACGCGTTTTTTCGGCATCCACCAAGGAGCCCTTCTGTTGCACATGCTCGCCGAGCACTTCGCGCAAGGCTTTATGCATCAGGTGCGTAGCCGAGTGGTTGCGCATCGTGCGCTCACGATCAACCACGTTCACGGACGCCTGAACAGAGTTTCCAACGGTCAGCGCGCCTTCGCGCAGCGTGCCATGATGCCCAAAGACCTGCGGCTGAATCTTCTGGGTGTCTTCCACCAGAAACTCGCCGTGAACCGATTTCAACACACCATTGTCGCCGACCTGGCCACCGGATTCGGCATAGAACGGTGTCTGATCGAGCACCACTACGCCGGCTTCACCCGCCTTAAGTTCATTGACCGCAACACCGTCACGATAGAGTGCCACGACATTGGCTTCAACCGCCATGCGGTCATAACCTTCAAAGCGGGTTTGCGGGCCTTCGTAGACCAGCGCCGTCGCCATATGGAATTTACCGGCGGCACGCGCCTGATCCCGTTGACGGGTCATGGCCGCATCAAAGCCTGCCTCATCCACATTGAGCTCACGCTCACGACAGACATCAGCCGTTAGATCGAGCGGGAAGCCATACGTGTCGTGCAGCTTGAACGCCAGATCGCCATCCAACACACCACCGGCCGGCAAACCAGCCAAAGCGCCGTCCAGAATTTCCATACCATGCGCGATGGTTTCGAAGAAGCGCTCTTCTTCCAGGCGCAGGATGTCGGTGACGCGTTGTTCGGCACGGGCCAGTTCTGGATAGGCTTCACCCATCTCGGCCACTAGCGCCGATACCAGGGTATTAAAGAAGGGGGTGCGCGCACCCAGCTTGTAGCCATGACGAATCGCTCGGCGGACGATACGACGCAGCACATAACCACGACCTTCGTTACCCGGAATCACACCATCGACAATCAGGAACGCACAGGCACGAATGTGATCAGCAATCACTTTCAGTGACGCCGCATCAATCGCCGCTTCACCGCCCGCCACATGCACGGCCTTTTGGGCAGCCGCAATCAAGCTCTGGAATAGATCGATCTCATAGTTGCTGTGCACGTGCTGAAGCACGGCAGCAATACGCTCAAGCCCCATACCGGTATCGACGCAAGGACGCGGCAGCGGATGCAGGACACCCGCTTCATCACGGTTGAACTGCATGAACACCAGGTTCCAGATCTCGATGTAGCGATCGCCATCTTCTTCAGGTGATCCCGGTGGGCCACCCCAGATGTCGGCGCCATGATCGTAAAAAATTTCGGTACACGGACCACACGGGCCGGTATCCGCCATTTGCCAGAAGTTGTCTGATGCGTAGCGGGCACCCTTATTGTCACCGATGCGGATGATGCGTTCTTTCGGCACGCCCACTTCATTCGCCCAGATGTCGTAGGCTTCGTCATCTTCCTGATAAACCGTGACCCAGAGCTTTTCTTTGGGCAAGCCATAAACACCGGTCAGTAGTTCCCAGGCAAAGTTGATGGCGTCGCGTTTGAAGTAATCACCAAAGCTGAAGTTACCCAGCATTTCAAAGAAGGTGTGGTGACGTGCGGTATAGCCGACGTTTTCCAGATCGTTATGTTTACCACCAGCACGCACACTGCGCTGTGAAGAGGTCGCACGCGTGTAAGGACGTTTATCCTGACCTAAAAACACATCCTTGAACTGAACCATGCCCGAGTTGGTAAAAAGCAGAGTCGGGTCGTTTCCCGGCACCAGCGAACTGGAAGGCACAATCGTGTGCCCTTTGGATTCGTAGAAACGGAGAAACTTTTCCCGGATTTCATTGCTTTTCATAACGGGGTGGTCCTAGTGCGAATGCTGAGAGTTTGTCTGGTGAAATTACTTACGGCGCGCTTTGCCTGTGCTCGCAACGGTGGGTAGCGATTTGTAGACTGCCTGACCACGAGCAACTGCCGCATCAAGTGCACTCTTGGCCGACTTTTTACCCATGAACACGGCTTCCATTTCTTCATCCACAATCTGACGCAGTTGTGGATTGAATGAAATCCAGCCCACGGTTGCACCCGCAGCCGCTGGCTTCATCACATTGACCAGCCCCAGATCCTGGGCCTTTAGTTCGTCACGCAGCAACTTACTTTGAGCACCGGCTTGGGCGGCAGGCGTCAGCGGCAGGAAGCCACCCTGGCGGGCAATCACCAGCTGGGTTTGCGGGGTAAGCGTGTATTCGAGGAACTTGGCAGCGGCTTTGTACTCATCCTTGCTGTGGCCCTGTCCCACCCAGAAGGCAGCACCCGAAGCCAGCGTATTGAATGGGGCACCCGCATTGTCGTCAATCACTGGCAACGGGGCCACACCGAAGTCGATGTTTTTCTCGGCTTGCAGCTCAGAAACCAGATCGGCATTGGTCGTAATCATGGCGCACTCACCCTTGGTGAAATGCGCATCGGCTTCATTAGCGCGACCAAAACTGGTGAAGTACTCCGTCTTGTACCAGGACGTCAGACGGGCCAGGTGGCGCACTTGAATCAGGGTGTTGAAGGCCAGCTTGCCATCGGTGGTCACCGTCGGCGCACCAGACCAGGCCGACACGTTGTCGATGTGCACCCACACCGGCCACGAGGTCGTGTAGCCACAGTTAATGCGTGAATTGACGATCTTACCCGTCATGTCCTGCATTTCTTCCCAGGTCTTGGGCGGCTTGTTCGGATCGAGACCCGCTTGCTTGAAGAGTTCCTTGTTCCAGAACAGCACCGGCGTCGTAAAGGCGACCGGCAGGGCTTGTAACTGATTATTCACCGTCACCGAGTTACGCAACGGTTCAGCAATCGTCTTGGGATTGAACTTGACCTTGTTATCTGCCAGTAGCTTTTCTACCGAAACATAGGCGTTAGGGTTGTTCAGATAATTGGCCAAATCGGTGCGCGTTGCCAGGTTTAGAACAGAAGGTTTACCGTTCGGTGCACGTTTTACCAGCTGTACCTCAACATCCTTATTGCTCTCGTTGAAGCGGCTGACTAAATGCTGGAGCTCTTTGGCATGCTGACCTTCCAGCTGATGCGCCAGCGACAGTTCGGTTTTAGCAAAGGCAGCGCTCACCGGCAACAACAAGGTCAGCAGTAACGATGAGCGACGAACAAAAGCGGTCTTTGCTTGAAACATAGTCGGAGTCCTTTGAGAGCATGAAGGTGTTGCGGCGAAATTGATTAGATCAATCCGCGCCAAAACCCTGAATTATACGGATTTAAGGGCAAAATCTGGCATTTTGGCTGTGTATAATCAATGCATGACTGAACTGATTGCGGACGATACCCCGCCGACCCCGACTTTTGCCGAACTGGGTCTTGATCCTGCCATTGTGCGGGCAATTACCGACACGGGTTACACCACCCCGACCCCCATCCAGGCCGCCGCCATTCCCGCTGTGATGGGTGGCCGCGACCTCAAGGCTTGCGCACAGACAGGCACTGGCAAAACAGCCGCCTTCAGCCTGCCTTTGCTCCAGAGATTGCTGCCCCATGCCAATGCCAGCACCTCTCCGGCTAAACACCCGGTACGCGCACTGATCCTGACGCCGACCCGCGAACTCGCGATTCAGGTCTATGACAACCTGAAGGAATACGGCAAATATCTGCCCTACCGCATTGCCTGCGTGTATGGCGGTACGGACATTAAGCCCCAGATTGCTGAACTGAAGCTGGGCGTGGAATTTCTGGTCGCAACACCGGGTCGCTTTCTGGATCTGGTCGAACAAAAAGCCGTTAATCTACAATCGGTGCAAGCCTTGGTATTAGACGAGGCAGATCGCATGCTGGACATGGGTTTTATTCCCGACATCCAGCGCATTTTGAATCTGCTGCCTAAAACGCGTCAGGGTCTGCTGTTTTCAGCCACGTTCTCAACCGAAATCCAGCGGCTGGCCGATACCATGCTGCAAAACCCCGAATACATCGAAGTCGCCAAGCGCAACAGCGTCTCCGACACCATTACCCACCAAGTGCACCCGGTGGCTGAGTCTCGAAAAATGGCGCTGCTGGTCAATCTGTTACGCACCGGCACCATGAACCAGGCGCTGGTCTTTGTGCGCACCAAACAAGGCTGTAGCCGTCTGGCCCGCGCCCTGCAACACGCGGGCATTAAAACGGATGCTATTCACGGTGACAAATCGCAATCAGAACGCATGAAGGCCTTGAGCGCATTCAAAGCAGGAGAGATGCAGGCACTCGTTGCAACGGATGTGGCCGCGCGCGGCATCGACATTGAAGAGCTGCCCTACGTCGTTAATTACGAATTGCCGCACACCCCGGAAGACTACGTTCACCGGATTGGCCGTACGGGCCGTGCTGGCAACTTGGGCAATGCCTTGTCACTGGTTAGCGCCGACGAAACCGGCTACCTGGCCGATATCGAAAAGCTGATCAACAAGCCCATCACCCAGATTGTGGTGCCGGGTTTTGAACCTGAAGAGGACTGGTGCTATCCCCCCTCCGGCAAAAAACGGGATCGCAGCGCGCTGAATTCTAATCGAAGCACAGAGCGCAGTCCTCGCGGCGAGCGTAGTGACCGCAACGAACGTTCAGAACGACGACCGGAACGCTCCGACCGACCGCATCAGGACCGTACGCGCAGTCATTACACGCCCAAGCCTTCAACCGTTGCTGCTGATGGGTTTGACTTCAACAAACCCTATGAGTCAACGGCTAGCACCCCGAGCAACGCGAACGATACCAAACCAGCCGCCCCTTCGCGCCGGCCAGGTCGCATGGTGGCCGCGCTACTGGGCGGCATTAAAAAAACCCAACCCTAATTATCAACGGAGCAGATCATGGGTAATCGACTAAGCAAGATCGTAACGCGCACCGGCGATAGCGGTACCACCGGCCTGGGTGATGGCTCACGTGTCGGCAAGGACAGCCCGCGCATTGATACGCTGGGCGAGCTGGATGAGCTGAACTCGGCCATCGGTGTACTGCTGGCCGAAACGCTGCCGGAACCTTGTGGCAGCAAGATTCGTGAATGCCTGCTGACGGTACAGAATCACCTGTTTGATCTGGGTGGCGAGATCTGTATTCCGGGCCACAACAGCATCAGTGAAGAACATGTCACGCTGCTCGAGGGCTGGGCTGAACAATACAACGCCGATCTACCGCCCCTCAAAGAGTTCATCCTGCCCGGCGGCACACGCCCGGCAGCACTGGCGCATCTGTCACGCACCATCTGCCGTCGCGCCGAGCGTTCCATCGTTCATCTCGGTCATAACGAAGCCGTCTCGGTGCACGCCCGCCAATACTTGAACCGTTTGTCGGATCTACTCTTTGTGCTGGGTCGAACGCTCAATCGCGCCGGCGATGGCAAAGGCGACATTCTCTGGAACAATCCCCGCAACCGCTAACGGGACCTGGGTCAGCACCATGAAAAAGACCGGCCTGAGCCGGGCTTTTTGCGTTTAAAGCAGAACGATTACTTTTCAGCCAACGCCAGACGACGCTGACGGACACCTTCCGCCAGTTGGTCCAGCAGCTTGACGCTGTCTTCCCAGTTAATGCACGCATCGGTAATGCTCACACCGTAATCGAGCGGCTTACCCGCCACTAGATCCTGACGACCCGCATTGATGTGCGACTCCACCATCACGCCCATAATGCGCTCTTCGCCATTGGCCAGCTGGGCAGCCACGTCGGTGCTGACTTCCATCTGTCGCTGATATTCCTTGCGACTATTGCCATGAGAAAAGTCGATCATCACGCGGGCTGGAATGCCGGCCTTGGCCATATCGGTACACGCTGCATCCACGCTGGCCGCATCGTAGTTAGGCTCTTTGCCACCACGCAAAATCACGTGGCAATCTTCATTGCCCAGCGTCTGCACAATGGCGGCATGGCCAGATTTAGTGACCGACAGGAAGTGGTGTGGCGACTGCGCCGAGCGAATGGCATCCAGCGCGATACGCACATTGCCATCCGTACCGTTTTTGAAACCGACCGGGCACGACAGCCCCGAGGCCAGCTCACGGTGTACCTGTGACTCCGTTGTACGCGCACCAATGGCACCCCAGCTGATCAGATCGCCCACGTACTGTGGCGTGATCATATCCAGGAATTCGGTGGCACAAGGCAGGCCAATCGTATTCACATCGAGCAGCAGTTTGCGTGCACGGCGCAGGCCTTCGTTAATGTCAAAGCTGTTGTCCAGATGCGGGTCGTTAATCAGCCCCTTCCAACCCACCGTGGTCCGTGGCTTCTCAAAATAGACGCGCATCACAATCAGCAGATCATCCGATAGGCGCTCGGCCTCAACGGCCAGACGACGGGCATAATCCAGCGCCATTTCGGGATCGTGAATCGAGCATGGCCCAATCACCACGACCAGGCGATCATCCGCGCCATGCAGCACGCGGTGAATACCACGACGCGCTGCCGTTACGCGTTGGGCAACCGCGGCGCTGACCGGAAAAGCATTCAATACGTTAGATGGCGGCGCCAGCTCACTGATGGCGCCAATGCGCACATCATCCGTATTGACCTGCGTTGCGTTATTGCTGGTTTCAACCATGATGACTCCCTAAGTGTCTCAAACGCCTTCTTGCGGGTTGAGTTTTGCCGGCTCGTTATGCAAACGGTTCAAGGCATTGAGATACGCCTTCACGGATGCAATCACGATATCGGTATCCGCACCACTGCCGTTGACCACACGCCCACCCTTAGCCAAACGCACGGTCACATCGCCTTGCGCGTCGGTGCCGGAGGTAATGTTGTTCACCGAATAGAGCAGCAACTCGCTACCGCTATTGAGCACCGATTCAATGGCCTTAAAGGTGGCATCCACCGGGCCGGAACCCGTGGATTCGGCTTTCTTTTCTTCGCCGCCCACCGACAACGTCAAACGCGCCAAAGGCACTTCGCCGGTCTCCGAGGTGACTTGCGAATAGGTCAGTTTGTAGTGTTCGGTTTCCGGCGTCACAGCCTCATCCGAAAGCAACGCCTGAAGATCCTCGTCAAAGATCTCGTGCTTCTTGTCAGCAAGTTCCTTGAACTTGGCAAAGGCCGAGTTCAAGGCTTCTTCGCTCTCAAGCACCACGCCGAGCTCTGCAAGGCGGGACTTAAATGCATTACGCCCCGAGTGTTTACCGAGCACGAGCTTGTTCTGCGACCAACCCACATCTTCAGCGCGCATGATCTCGTAGGTTTCTCGATGCTTGAGTACGCCATCCTGATGGATACCGGATTCATGGGCAAAGGCATTGGCACCCACAATGGCCTTATTCGGCTGCACTGGGTACCCCGTAATTTGCGAAATGAGCTTCGAGGCCGGCACGATCTGCGTGGCATCGATCCGCGTTTCTACCGGGAAGATGTCCGCACGCGTACGCACCGCCATGACCACTTCTTCCAGTGACGCGTTACCCGCACGCTCACCCAAGCCATTGACCG
It encodes the following:
- a CDS encoding cob(I)yrinic acid a,c-diamide adenosyltransferase; protein product: MGNRLSKIVTRTGDSGTTGLGDGSRVGKDSPRIDTLGELDELNSAIGVLLAETLPEPCGSKIRECLLTVQNHLFDLGGEICIPGHNSISEEHVTLLEGWAEQYNADLPPLKEFILPGGTRPAALAHLSRTICRRAERSIVHLGHNEAVSVHARQYLNRLSDLLFVLGRTLNRAGDGKGDILWNNPRNR
- the alaS gene encoding alanine--tRNA ligase — its product is MKSNEIREKFLRFYESKGHTIVPSSSLVPGNDPTLLFTNSGMVQFKDVFLGQDKRPYTRATSSQRSVRAGGKHNDLENVGYTARHHTFFEMLGNFSFGDYFKRDAINFAWELLTGVYGLPKEKLWVTVYQEDDEAYDIWANEVGVPKERIIRIGDNKGARYASDNFWQMADTGPCGPCTEIFYDHGADIWGGPPGSPEEDGDRYIEIWNLVFMQFNRDEAGVLHPLPRPCVDTGMGLERIAAVLQHVHSNYEIDLFQSLIAAAQKAVHVAGGEAAIDAASLKVIADHIRACAFLIVDGVIPGNEGRGYVLRRIVRRAIRHGYKLGARTPFFNTLVSALVAEMGEAYPELARAEQRVTDILRLEEERFFETIAHGMEILDGALAGLPAGGVLDGDLAFKLHDTYGFPLDLTADVCRERELNVDEAGFDAAMTRQRDQARAAGKFHMATALVYEGPQTRFEGYDRMAVEANVVALYRDGVAVNELKAGEAGVVVLDQTPFYAESGGQVGDNGVLKSVHGEFLVEDTQKIQPQVFGHHGTLREGALTVGNSVQASVNVVDRERTMRNHSATHLMHKALREVLGEHVQQKGSLVDAEKTRFDFAHNAPMSSEQICAVEDIVNREIMRNLPSEAREMGIEDAQRLGAMMLFGEKYGDTVRVLDIGTSRELCGGTHVSRTGDIGLFTIIAESGVAAGVRRIEALTGDYALAAVQFRRQALNEIAGLVKCKPAEAPTRIAAVLEGIKVQEKEVARLQSKLAAAQGGDLAGQAQTVNGVSVLAVKLEGVSGSALRETLDQLKDQLKSAVIVLGVAEGEKVSVIAGVTADLTSRFKAGELVNFVAGQVGGKGGGRPDMAQAGGTQPANLASALASVNAWVAER
- a CDS encoding extracellular solute-binding protein; amino-acid sequence: MFQAKTAFVRRSSLLLTLLLPVSAAFAKTELSLAHQLEGQHAKELQHLVSRFNESNKDVEVQLVKRAPNGKPSVLNLATRTDLANYLNNPNAYVSVEKLLADNKVKFNPKTIAEPLRNSVTVNNQLQALPVAFTTPVLFWNKELFKQAGLDPNKPPKTWEEMQDMTGKIVNSRINCGYTTSWPVWVHIDNVSAWSGAPTVTTDGKLAFNTLIQVRHLARLTSWYKTEYFTSFGRANEADAHFTKGECAMITTNADLVSELQAEKNIDFGVAPLPVIDDNAGAPFNTLASGAAFWVGQGHSKDEYKAAAKFLEYTLTPQTQLVIARQGGFLPLTPAAQAGAQSKLLRDELKAQDLGLVNVMKPAAAGATVGWISFNPQLRQIVDEEMEAVFMGKKSAKSALDAAVARGQAVYKSLPTVASTGKARRK
- a CDS encoding 2-isopropylmalate synthase is translated as MKKDQLIIFDTTLRDGEQSPGASMTKDEKIRVARQLERMRVDVIEAGFAAASPGDFDSINSIAQVIRESTVCSLARANENDIRRAGEAIAPAPRKRVHTFIATSPIHMEKKLRMTPDQVVEQAVKAIGWAREYTDDVEFSAEDAGRSDIDFLCRVFEAVIKAGATTLNVPDTVGYNVPGQYAETIRQLIERVPGSDKVVWSVHCHNDLGLAVANSLAAVMAGARQVECTVNGLGERAGNASLEEVVMAVRTRADIFPVETRIDATQIVPASKLISQITGYPVQPNKAIVGANAFAHESGIHQDGVLKHRETYEIMRAEDVGWSQNKLVLGKHSGRNAFKSRLAELGVVLESEEALNSAFAKFKELADKKHEIFDEDLQALLSDEAVTPETEHYKLTYSQVTSETGEVPLARLTLSVGGEEKKAESTGSGPVDATFKAIESVLNSGSELLLYSVNNITSGTDAQGDVTVRLAKGGRVVNGSGADTDIVIASVKAYLNALNRLHNEPAKLNPQEGV
- the aroG gene encoding 3-deoxy-7-phosphoheptulonate synthase AroG, producing the protein MVETSNNATQVNTDDVRIGAISELAPPSNVLNAFPVSAAVAQRVTAARRGIHRVLHGADDRLVVVIGPCSIHDPEMALDYARRLAVEAERLSDDLLIVMRVYFEKPRTTVGWKGLINDPHLDNSFDINEGLRRARKLLLDVNTIGLPCATEFLDMITPQYVGDLISWGAIGARTTESQVHRELASGLSCPVGFKNGTDGNVRIALDAIRSAQSPHHFLSVTKSGHAAIVQTLGNEDCHVILRGGKEPNYDAASVDAACTDMAKAGIPARVMIDFSHGNSRKEYQRQMEVSTDVAAQLANGEERIMGVMVESHINAGRQDLVAGKPLDYGVSITDACINWEDSVKLLDQLAEGVRQRRLALAEK
- a CDS encoding DEAD/DEAH box helicase yields the protein MTELIADDTPPTPTFAELGLDPAIVRAITDTGYTTPTPIQAAAIPAVMGGRDLKACAQTGTGKTAAFSLPLLQRLLPHANASTSPAKHPVRALILTPTRELAIQVYDNLKEYGKYLPYRIACVYGGTDIKPQIAELKLGVEFLVATPGRFLDLVEQKAVNLQSVQALVLDEADRMLDMGFIPDIQRILNLLPKTRQGLLFSATFSTEIQRLADTMLQNPEYIEVAKRNSVSDTITHQVHPVAESRKMALLVNLLRTGTMNQALVFVRTKQGCSRLARALQHAGIKTDAIHGDKSQSERMKALSAFKAGEMQALVATDVAARGIDIEELPYVVNYELPHTPEDYVHRIGRTGRAGNLGNALSLVSADETGYLADIEKLINKPITQIVVPGFEPEEDWCYPPSGKKRDRSALNSNRSTERSPRGERSDRNERSERRPERSDRPHQDRTRSHYTPKPSTVAADGFDFNKPYESTASTPSNANDTKPAAPSRRPGRMVAALLGGIKKTQP